Proteins encoded together in one Pirellulales bacterium window:
- a CDS encoding ISAs1 family transposase has product MDTKTLRSLADVFSQIPDPRCKRGVRHPFSGMLALVFLGLLARIRELARLHDWATRHWAELQEPLGFDSLQPPHATTLSRVLARFTLADFQQAFGRWLVTVVQDPHELSVAAVDAKTACQSHEDGRPVQILSVFAHRAKLVLAQWAVQAEKTNEPHVLLNHWDELLREFPMLRLLTGDAIYTQRHLADILSRGPCDYLLQVKKNQGDLHEALVTSFAQAATRPADAETTEKKGDAAKLVACGATWKTARTIEINSPSQGAASRCVWTVWSQPGTGNLLVMT; this is encoded by the coding sequence ATGGATACGAAGACTTTGCGGTCGTTGGCGGATGTCTTTTCCCAAATTCCCGACCCGCGTTGCAAGCGGGGCGTGCGGCATCCCTTCTCGGGCATGCTGGCCCTGGTCTTTCTAGGGCTGCTGGCTCGCATTCGTGAATTGGCTCGACTGCACGACTGGGCCACTCGCCACTGGGCGGAACTCCAAGAACCGTTGGGATTTGATTCTTTGCAGCCGCCGCATGCGACTACGCTCAGCCGGGTCTTGGCACGCTTCACACTCGCGGATTTTCAGCAAGCCTTTGGGCGTTGGCTGGTGACCGTGGTGCAAGATCCGCACGAGTTAAGCGTGGCCGCGGTGGATGCGAAAACCGCCTGCCAAAGCCATGAGGATGGTCGACCGGTGCAAATCCTCAGTGTCTTTGCGCATCGCGCCAAGTTGGTGCTGGCGCAGTGGGCAGTGCAAGCTGAAAAGACCAACGAGCCTCACGTGTTGTTGAACCACTGGGACGAACTGCTCCGTGAGTTTCCGATGCTGCGTTTGCTGACCGGCGACGCGATCTATACGCAACGCCACCTGGCCGACATTCTGTCACGAGGCCCTTGCGACTACCTGTTGCAGGTGAAGAAGAATCAAGGCGATCTGCACGAGGCGCTGGTGACCAGCTTCGCCCAGGCTGCCACACGTCCGGCCGACGCGGAAACGACCGAAAAAAAGGGGGACGCCGCGAAACTCGTCGCCTGTGGTGCGACCTGGAAGACTGCGCGTACTATCGAGATCAACTCGCCTTCCCAGGGTGCCGCATCGCGCTGCGTGTGGACCGTTTGGTCACAACCCGGGACGGGCAACTTGTTAGTCATGACATAA
- a CDS encoding transposase has product MEDCAYYRDQLAFPGCRIALRVDRLVTTRDGQLVSHDIRYFVTSLDPDRVTPTQLLNYVRGHWRIENCLHFLKDRWWDEDRHWCQRPGLGTRLAMLTSAALDVLRLLSAQLPPPGRRSQPLCRRADWLGENPSVALKALGFAPL; this is encoded by the coding sequence CTGGAAGACTGCGCGTACTATCGAGATCAACTCGCCTTCCCAGGGTGCCGCATCGCGCTGCGTGTGGACCGTTTGGTCACAACCCGGGACGGGCAACTTGTTAGTCATGACATAAGGTACTTCGTCACCAGTCTCGATCCCGATCGGGTCACTCCGACCCAACTCTTGAACTATGTCCGCGGACATTGGCGGATCGAGAACTGCCTGCACTTTCTCAAGGATCGCTGGTGGGACGAGGACCGTCATTGGTGCCAACGTCCCGGACTCGGCACCCGTCTGGCGATGCTGACCTCGGCGGCGCTGGACGTCTTGCGGCTGCTGTCCGCTCAGCTTCCGCCGCCAGGCAGGCGATCTCAGCCCCTCTGTCGTCGGGCCGACTGGCTCGGAGAAAATCCAAGCGTTGCGCTCAAGGCCCTCGGATTCGCCCCACTCTGA